Genomic DNA from Pedobacter africanus:
CATGGTTAAAGAACTGATTGATGTGTCGGGTCCAGGGGTCCAGGGGATTGCCACTTCAGACTGGAGCAACAGTTCTGGCTTCGACGAACATTCAACGAAAGGAATCACATCAAAGGCTGCACTGCTGAATCTGTTTGATGAAAGTACGGACGCCATTGCCAGCTACCTGCCTACAATTTCGGCGGAGCGGTTTCAACAAACTGAAAGAGCTTTTGGTATGTATGAAGGTATTGTCTTCGACCTTATTCTTTATTTTATTGACAATGAAATCCATCACCGCGCACAAGGTACG
This window encodes:
- a CDS encoding DinB family protein, with the protein product MTTTEITTENTLFISAQDLLSHWLGHRRLTRRVIEAFPDDKLFDHSIGGMRPFATMVKELIDVSGPGVQGIATSDWSNSSGFDEHSTKGITSKAALLNLFDESTDAIASYLPTISAERFQQTERAFGMYEGIVFDLILYFIDNEIHHRAQGTVYLRSLGIEPPAFYNRD